In Amycolatopsis coloradensis, one genomic interval encodes:
- a CDS encoding SRPBCC family protein — translation MTQPSATGKIAIAAPPEKVYALVSDPGALADMAEEYEGHRWVGAAKEPAVGAKFRGRNRQGFRRWSTLSTITDADEGKRFAFEVTTVAGLPVARWQYDIEASGDGCVAVESTWDRRPGWLRGPTSLFTGVWKRDDANRANIAATLARLKAAAESVHSTNRDQNST, via the coding sequence ATGACGCAGCCCAGCGCCACCGGCAAGATCGCGATCGCCGCCCCGCCCGAGAAGGTGTACGCCCTGGTCAGCGACCCGGGCGCCCTCGCGGACATGGCCGAGGAGTACGAAGGGCACCGCTGGGTCGGTGCGGCGAAGGAGCCCGCCGTCGGCGCCAAGTTCCGCGGCCGCAACCGCCAGGGGTTCCGCCGCTGGAGCACTCTCTCGACGATCACCGACGCCGACGAGGGCAAGCGGTTCGCGTTCGAGGTGACCACCGTCGCCGGTCTTCCCGTCGCGCGCTGGCAGTACGACATCGAGGCCTCGGGCGACGGCTGCGTGGCCGTCGAAAGCACGTGGGACCGGCGGCCGGGCTGGCTGCGCGGGCCGACGTCGCTGTTCACCGGGGTCTGGAAGCGGGACGACGCCAACCGGGCGAACATCGCCGCGACGCTGGCCCGGCTGAAGGCCGCCGCCGAGTCCGTTCACTCCACGAACCGCGACCAGAACTCGACCTGA
- a CDS encoding NHL domain-containing thioredoxin family protein, which produces MTSPRTQSRVRAPELDGDGWLNTGGERITLAGLRGRVVLLDFWTSGCVNCLHVLDELRPLEAEFADVLVTIGVHSPKFLHEGEAAAIEAAVRRYEVHHPVLNDPKMATWSQYAVKAWPTLVVVDPEGYVVHVAAGEGHAEALRRVIADLVATHEAKGTLRRGGSPYVPAEEQRTELRFPSKAVTTAEGRILVADTGNHSVVEFASDGETIIRRFGSGERGAQDGPFDLASFTEPSGITLLPYEVAERAGYHAVVADTAGHRLRGIDLITGEVSTVAGTGRQWRDGVDTGKALDIDLTSPWDVAWWGPTGGVVVAMAGNHTLSVFEPVSGTIRRFAGTTVEGLRDGDVHEAFFAQTSGLTPDGRKLWLADAETSALRWIQPEGETFTVHTAVGVDLFSFGHVDGPADKALLQHPLGLAVLPGDTIAIADTYNGAIRRYDPLTRQVTTLATGLAEPSGLLVHDGELLVVESAGSRIGPVPLGEQAVAGDAHAVRRPPTVLAPGELEFSVVFTPPPGEKLDDRFGPSTRLEISASPPELLADGAGVGTDLFRKLRFAEGVTGGVLQVVAQAASCDDGGEHPACRITRQDWGVPVRFEKGGESVLSLVMAGDPGK; this is translated from the coding sequence GTGACTTCCCCACGAACGCAGTCCCGCGTCCGGGCGCCCGAGCTCGACGGCGACGGGTGGCTCAACACCGGCGGTGAGCGGATCACGCTCGCCGGGCTGCGCGGCCGCGTCGTCCTGCTGGACTTCTGGACCAGTGGCTGCGTCAACTGCCTGCACGTGCTGGACGAGCTGCGCCCGCTGGAGGCCGAGTTCGCCGACGTCCTGGTGACCATCGGCGTGCATTCGCCCAAGTTCCTGCACGAGGGCGAGGCGGCCGCGATCGAGGCCGCCGTGCGGCGCTACGAAGTGCACCACCCGGTGCTCAACGACCCGAAGATGGCCACCTGGTCGCAGTACGCGGTCAAGGCGTGGCCGACGCTGGTCGTCGTCGACCCCGAGGGTTACGTCGTCCACGTCGCCGCCGGTGAAGGGCACGCCGAGGCGCTGCGCCGGGTGATCGCCGACCTCGTCGCCACCCACGAGGCCAAGGGCACGCTGCGCCGCGGCGGCAGCCCGTACGTCCCAGCCGAGGAGCAGCGCACCGAGCTGCGTTTCCCGAGCAAGGCCGTCACCACCGCCGAAGGCCGCATCCTGGTCGCCGACACCGGCAATCACTCCGTCGTCGAGTTCGCGTCCGACGGCGAGACGATCATCCGCCGCTTCGGCAGCGGAGAGCGCGGCGCGCAGGACGGGCCGTTCGACCTGGCGAGCTTCACCGAGCCGTCCGGGATCACCCTGTTGCCGTACGAGGTCGCCGAGCGCGCGGGGTACCACGCCGTCGTCGCCGACACGGCCGGTCACCGGCTGCGCGGTATCGACCTGATCACCGGTGAGGTCTCCACTGTCGCCGGCACCGGCCGTCAGTGGCGCGACGGCGTCGACACCGGCAAGGCGCTCGACATCGACCTGACCAGCCCCTGGGACGTCGCCTGGTGGGGACCCACGGGCGGTGTCGTGGTCGCCATGGCGGGCAACCACACGCTGAGCGTGTTCGAGCCCGTCTCGGGCACCATCCGCCGCTTCGCCGGCACGACCGTCGAAGGCCTGCGTGACGGCGACGTCCACGAAGCGTTCTTCGCGCAGACGTCCGGTCTCACGCCCGACGGACGGAAGCTGTGGCTCGCAGACGCGGAGACGTCGGCGCTGCGCTGGATCCAGCCCGAGGGCGAGACGTTCACCGTGCACACGGCGGTCGGCGTCGACCTGTTCTCCTTCGGGCACGTCGACGGGCCCGCGGACAAGGCGCTCCTGCAACATCCGCTCGGCCTCGCCGTGCTGCCCGGCGACACCATCGCGATCGCCGACACCTACAACGGCGCCATCCGCCGCTACGACCCGCTCACCCGCCAGGTGACCACGCTCGCGACCGGTCTCGCGGAGCCGTCCGGACTGCTCGTGCACGACGGCGAACTTCTGGTCGTCGAGTCGGCGGGAAGCCGCATCGGTCCGGTGCCGCTCGGTGAGCAGGCGGTGGCCGGGGACGCGCACGCGGTCCGCCGTCCGCCGACCGTGCTGGCGCCGGGTGAGCTGGAGTTCTCCGTCGTCTTCACCCCGCCGCCGGGTGAGAAGCTCGACGACCGGTTCGGTCCGTCGACGCGGCTGGAGATCAGCGCGTCGCCGCCGGAACTGCTCGCCGACGGCGCCGGGGTGGGCACGGACCTGTTCCGCAAGCTCCGCTTCGCCGAGGGCGTCACCGGCGGGGTCCTTCAGGTCGTCGCGCAGGCCGCCAGCTGTGACGACGGAGGCGAGCACCCCGCGTGCCGCATCACCCGGCAGGACTGGGGCGTCCCGGTGCGGTTCGAAAAGGGCGGAGAAAGCGTGCTGAGCCTGGTCATGGCGGGCGATCCGGGTAAGTAG
- a CDS encoding GroES family chaperonin yields MLQDRVLVKLSPEDGERRSSGGIVIPATAQVARRLAWGDVLGVGNSVRNVKTGDRVLFNPDDQHEVEIQGEGHLVMRERDIHAVATERTEHGTGLYL; encoded by the coding sequence ATGCTGCAGGACAGGGTGCTCGTGAAGCTGTCCCCCGAGGACGGGGAGCGCCGAAGTTCCGGCGGCATCGTCATCCCCGCCACCGCGCAGGTCGCGCGGCGGCTCGCGTGGGGTGATGTACTGGGCGTGGGCAACAGTGTGCGGAACGTCAAGACCGGCGACCGGGTGTTGTTCAACCCGGACGACCAGCACGAGGTCGAGATCCAGGGTGAGGGACACCTGGTGATGCGGGAACGCGACATCCACGCCGTGGCGACCGAACGGACCGAACACGGCACGGGGTTGTACCTGTAA
- a CDS encoding VanW family protein → MREDRDEPGAGLFTDDLLPDSDQGLVDELFEGDRVVHPPPTPASKFRRGLGKALMVTGVLMGLFVVAYAVDLIVSAGDVPRGVTVAGIDVGGLTHKEAESKLRRELEPRLIEPVRVRAGDVRTVLYPTSSGLGLDWPQTLGRAGHQPLSPYTRLMSFFSSREVGVVTWTDAPKLEKAVSDLAAAQLNRPPVEGNITFQPVAGSDGGVVATAVEPRNGQTLADVKEAVTAVIDRWLGDEGVELKVDVAPVKATSLGVHAALVKIVVPAVAKPLVIRGEGKDATLKPATIAESFQFAARDDGNLEVRIDQGKLRAAAQPQLKETETDGADAQIVFVGDRPAVQPSKDARKINWDHTFSMLTSVLAKSEERELKAVYDASSPAVSTDAANVLGINEIIGEFTTSGLSGPAMTNVQALASRVSGAIVKPNETFSLGARSGARTADVGYVPAPVNEDGTGPVVVGGGVSQLATTLYNAAYLAGLADGGHLEHDHYLDRYPVARDVKAINNDGSPVELQIVNDAPTGIAIQVIPANGSVTVRIWGTKRFSVQSVGGERHSYVPQPVQMGSGPGCVPDPGAAGFSTSDTRVLVDVVTGTEVRRETRNATYSPRAAIICT, encoded by the coding sequence GTGCGCGAAGACCGTGACGAGCCGGGTGCCGGCCTGTTCACCGACGATCTCCTCCCGGACTCCGACCAGGGCCTGGTGGACGAGCTCTTCGAGGGTGACAGGGTGGTGCATCCGCCGCCCACGCCCGCGTCGAAGTTCCGCCGGGGACTCGGCAAGGCCCTCATGGTCACCGGGGTGCTCATGGGCCTGTTCGTGGTCGCGTACGCGGTCGATCTGATCGTCAGCGCCGGGGACGTCCCGCGCGGCGTCACGGTCGCGGGGATCGACGTCGGCGGCCTCACGCACAAGGAGGCGGAGTCGAAGCTCCGCCGTGAGCTGGAGCCCAGGCTGATCGAGCCGGTACGGGTGCGGGCCGGCGACGTCCGGACGGTGCTGTACCCGACGTCGTCCGGTCTCGGCCTGGACTGGCCGCAGACGCTCGGGCGCGCCGGTCATCAGCCGCTGAGCCCGTACACGCGGCTGATGTCGTTCTTCAGCAGCCGCGAGGTCGGTGTCGTCACCTGGACCGACGCGCCGAAGCTCGAAAAGGCCGTCTCGGACCTCGCCGCCGCGCAGCTGAACCGCCCGCCGGTCGAAGGGAACATCACGTTCCAGCCCGTCGCGGGCAGCGACGGCGGCGTCGTCGCCACCGCGGTCGAGCCGCGGAACGGGCAGACGCTCGCCGACGTCAAGGAGGCGGTCACCGCGGTCATCGACCGCTGGCTGGGCGACGAAGGTGTCGAGCTGAAGGTGGACGTCGCGCCCGTGAAGGCGACTTCGCTCGGTGTACACGCAGCGCTCGTCAAGATAGTCGTCCCCGCGGTCGCGAAACCGCTCGTCATCCGCGGCGAGGGCAAGGACGCGACACTGAAACCCGCCACGATCGCGGAGTCCTTCCAGTTCGCCGCACGCGACGACGGCAACCTCGAAGTCCGCATCGACCAGGGCAAACTGCGCGCGGCCGCGCAGCCTCAGCTCAAGGAGACCGAGACCGACGGGGCGGACGCGCAGATCGTCTTCGTCGGCGACAGGCCGGCGGTGCAGCCGTCGAAGGACGCGCGGAAGATCAACTGGGACCACACGTTCTCGATGCTGACTTCGGTGCTCGCGAAGAGCGAAGAGCGGGAGCTGAAGGCGGTCTACGACGCCAGCAGCCCGGCCGTCAGCACCGACGCGGCGAACGTCCTCGGCATCAACGAGATCATCGGCGAATTCACCACGTCGGGCCTGAGCGGGCCGGCGATGACGAACGTGCAGGCGCTGGCGAGCAGGGTCTCGGGCGCCATCGTGAAGCCGAATGAGACGTTCAGCCTCGGCGCGCGGTCCGGAGCGAGGACGGCGGACGTGGGGTACGTCCCCGCTCCGGTGAACGAAGACGGCACCGGACCGGTCGTGGTCGGCGGCGGCGTCTCACAGCTCGCGACGACGCTCTACAACGCCGCGTACCTGGCGGGGCTGGCCGATGGCGGGCATCTGGAACACGACCACTACCTCGACCGCTATCCGGTCGCGCGCGACGTGAAGGCGATCAACAACGACGGCTCGCCGGTCGAGCTGCAGATCGTCAACGACGCCCCGACCGGGATCGCGATCCAGGTGATCCCCGCCAACGGTTCGGTGACCGTGCGGATCTGGGGCACCAAACGGTTTTCGGTGCAGAGCGTCGGCGGGGAGAGGCACTCCTACGTCCCCCAGCCCGTGCAGATGGGCTCTGGCCCCGGGTGCGTACCCGATCCCGGCGCGGCCGGGTTCAGCACCTCGGACACCCGCGTGCTCGTCGACGTCGTCACCGGGACGGAGGTCCGCCGGGAGACCCGCAACGCGACCTACTCGCCGCGGGCCGCGATCATCTGCACCTGA
- a CDS encoding leucine-rich repeat domain-containing protein encodes MTTRLDLGGQGLTSLRDLPLPASLEYLDLYDNRLTSVPDELWSLSGLRVLNLAANRLTTVSPSIGALRNLHTLDLGHNELSTLPDELGELSGLTEYLYVSDNRLTEFPAALCSLGRLKYLGCTDNRISTLPEDLSGLASLREFRLYGNGLTELPESIGTLSALRELHLRKNLLTSLPSSLGELSELRQLDLRENKLTSLPSSIARLSKLDKLDLRWNKELREPSWLADFEARGCMVLR; translated from the coding sequence GTGACCACTCGACTCGATCTCGGTGGCCAGGGGCTGACCTCCCTGCGCGACCTCCCTCTCCCTGCCTCGCTGGAGTACCTGGACCTGTACGACAACCGGCTGACGTCCGTTCCCGACGAGCTGTGGTCCCTGTCCGGGCTCCGTGTGCTGAATCTGGCCGCCAACCGGCTGACCACCGTCTCGCCCTCGATCGGCGCCCTGCGGAATCTGCACACCCTGGATCTGGGGCACAACGAGCTTTCGACCCTGCCGGACGAACTCGGCGAGCTGTCCGGGCTGACGGAATACCTTTACGTGAGCGACAACCGGCTCACCGAGTTCCCCGCCGCGCTCTGCTCGCTCGGACGGCTGAAATACCTGGGCTGCACGGACAATCGCATCTCCACACTTCCGGAAGACCTCTCCGGGCTGGCCTCGTTGCGCGAATTCCGCTTGTACGGCAACGGGTTGACCGAACTACCGGAATCGATCGGGACGCTTTCCGCGTTACGCGAACTACACCTGCGAAAGAACCTGCTGACTTCCCTACCGTCCTCTCTCGGAGAGCTGAGCGAGCTGCGTCAGCTGGACCTGCGCGAGAACAAGCTCACTTCGCTGCCGTCGTCCATCGCCCGGCTGTCCAAATTGGACAAACTGGACCTGCGCTGGAACAAGGAGTTGCGGGAGCCGTCGTGGCTCGCGGACTTCGAGGCTCGCGGCTGCATGGTGCTGCGGTGA
- a CDS encoding GlsB/YeaQ/YmgE family stress response membrane protein, which yields MLGGLWGIITTIVVGLILGVIGRMLASGDQKIPMWLTIVVGIIAAFIGNWLAGVFGVRDTPGIDWIRHAFQVGAAVVGVIAAAAIYAKVKGGGHRAVT from the coding sequence ATGTTGGGTGGCCTTTGGGGCATCATCACCACGATCGTGGTCGGGCTGATCCTCGGTGTCATCGGCCGGATGCTGGCGTCCGGCGATCAGAAGATCCCGATGTGGCTGACGATCGTGGTCGGCATCATCGCCGCTTTCATCGGCAACTGGCTGGCCGGTGTGTTCGGTGTCCGTGACACCCCGGGCATCGACTGGATCCGGCACGCCTTCCAGGTCGGCGCGGCCGTCGTCGGCGTCATCGCCGCGGCCGCCATCTACGCGAAGGTCAAGGGCGGCGGTCACCGCGCCGTGACCTGA
- a CDS encoding GlsB/YeaQ/YmgE family stress response membrane protein yields the protein MTVTGIITAIVVGLILGVLGRFFAPGKQSIPIWLTIIVGIVAAFIGTAIARGLGYADTKGFDWLELITQIVIAGIGVTLAANLYGRRGVTR from the coding sequence ATGACAGTCACCGGCATCATCACGGCGATCGTGGTCGGTTTGATCCTCGGGGTGCTCGGCAGGTTCTTCGCCCCCGGCAAGCAGTCCATCCCGATCTGGCTGACCATCATCGTCGGTATCGTCGCCGCCTTCATCGGTACGGCGATCGCCCGTGGACTCGGCTACGCGGACACGAAGGGCTTCGACTGGCTCGAACTCATCACCCAGATCGTCATCGCCGGTATCGGGGTGACCCTGGCCGCGAACCTCTACGGACGCCGCGGTGTCACCCGGTAA